In Leifsonia sp. ZF2019, a genomic segment contains:
- the glpX gene encoding class II fructose-bisphosphatase — MTSTDTASLYLHPDRNLAMELVRATEAAAIRATPWIGRGEKNLADGAAVDAMRKFLGTVNFDGLIVIGEGEKDNAPMLFNGEHVGNGRGPACDIAVDPIDGTSLTAAGRQNALSVIAVSDRGSMLDASSVFYMSKIVTGPEGAGVVDLSQSIGDNIRELAKAKGKPVGEIRVAVLDRPRHAELIEEIRAAGAGTRLLFDGDVAGGINAARYESRIDMCVGVGGSPEGVITAAAVKALGGFMQGKLAPKDDAERAGGIAAGLDVDRIYGADDLVKGDNTFFVATGVTDGGLVEGVRRKGPIIRTESIVLRSKSGTIRRVIADHLAEKWLEPEQL; from the coding sequence ATGACCAGCACCGACACCGCGTCCCTGTATTTGCACCCCGATCGGAACCTGGCGATGGAGCTGGTGAGAGCGACCGAGGCGGCGGCGATCCGGGCGACGCCGTGGATCGGGCGCGGGGAGAAGAATCTGGCAGACGGTGCCGCGGTGGACGCGATGCGCAAGTTCCTCGGCACGGTCAATTTCGACGGTCTGATCGTCATCGGCGAGGGCGAGAAGGACAACGCGCCCATGCTGTTCAACGGCGAGCACGTCGGCAACGGGCGCGGCCCGGCCTGCGACATCGCGGTCGACCCGATCGACGGCACCTCCCTCACCGCCGCGGGCCGGCAGAATGCGCTCTCGGTGATCGCCGTGTCGGATCGCGGCAGCATGCTCGACGCGTCCAGCGTCTTCTACATGTCGAAGATCGTGACCGGGCCGGAGGGCGCCGGCGTCGTGGACCTGTCTCAGTCGATCGGGGACAACATCCGGGAGCTGGCGAAGGCCAAGGGCAAGCCGGTCGGCGAGATCCGCGTGGCGGTGCTGGACCGGCCGCGTCACGCGGAGCTGATCGAGGAGATCCGAGCCGCGGGGGCCGGGACGCGCCTGCTCTTCGACGGTGACGTCGCCGGGGGGATCAACGCGGCTCGCTACGAGTCGCGCATCGATATGTGCGTGGGAGTCGGCGGAAGCCCTGAGGGCGTCATCACCGCCGCTGCCGTCAAGGCGCTCGGCGGCTTCATGCAGGGCAAGCTCGCCCCGAAGGACGATGCGGAGCGAGCCGGCGGCATCGCCGCGGGTCTCGACGTCGACCGGATCTATGGCGCGGACGACCTGGTGAAGGGCGACAACACGTTCTTCGTGGCGACCGGCGTGACCGATGGCGGGCTCGTCGAGGGCGTGCGCCGCAAGGGGCCGATCATCCGCACCGAGTCGATCGTGCTGCGCTCCAAGTCGGGCACGATCCGCCGCGTGATCGCGGACCACCTCGCCGAGAAGTGGCTGGAGCCGGAGCAGCTGTAG
- a CDS encoding PP2C family protein-serine/threonine phosphatase: protein MADEPVTAPTPLGLATGQASTTGDFRDGNEDSLYASAWSAFVADGVGGHAAGEVASATVAIRLASILDATRGRVPSEERLRELIAIANADLGLRVRVDPALAGMATTLVGLFADGTHLRVAHTGDSRAYRLRSGRLEPRTQDDSLVAELVASGALSDDDARSHPLRSVVTHVLGGAPEDAAALHISVEAARRGDRWLLASDGLTDYVTVEAITATLASGSPQDAADALLELARAHETRDNVSVIVADVVEYPEDPAYAPVFGGSAADDPASSREL, encoded by the coding sequence CTGGCAGACGAGCCGGTCACCGCTCCCACTCCGCTCGGCCTCGCGACGGGACAGGCGTCGACGACGGGCGACTTCCGTGACGGGAATGAGGATTCGCTGTACGCGTCCGCGTGGTCCGCGTTCGTCGCCGACGGCGTGGGCGGCCACGCGGCAGGCGAGGTGGCCTCCGCGACCGTCGCCATCCGGCTCGCGTCCATCCTCGACGCCACCCGGGGACGCGTCCCGTCCGAGGAGCGCCTGCGCGAGCTGATCGCGATCGCGAACGCCGACCTCGGCCTGCGGGTGCGGGTCGACCCCGCTCTGGCGGGGATGGCGACCACGCTGGTCGGCCTCTTCGCGGACGGCACACACCTGCGGGTCGCGCACACCGGCGACTCCCGTGCCTACCGGCTGCGGTCCGGCCGCCTGGAGCCGCGAACGCAGGACGACTCCCTCGTCGCCGAGCTCGTCGCCTCCGGCGCGCTCTCCGACGACGATGCGCGTTCGCACCCCCTGCGCTCCGTCGTCACGCACGTCCTCGGCGGAGCACCGGAGGACGCCGCCGCCCTGCATATCAGCGTCGAGGCCGCCCGTCGCGGGGACCGCTGGCTCCTCGCCAGCGACGGGCTCACCGACTACGTCACCGTCGAGGCGATCACGGCGACCTTGGCCTCCGGGTCGCCGCAGGATGCCGCAGACGCGCTCCTGGAGCTGGCGCGGGCGCACGAGACGCGGGACAACGTGTCGGTGATCGTCGCGGACGTCGTGGAGTATCCCGAGGACCCCGCCTACGCACCCGTCTTCGGCGGCTCGGCGGCCGACGATCCGGCCTCCTCGCGAGAGCTCTGA
- the ychF gene encoding redox-regulated ATPase YchF produces the protein MALTIGIVGLPNVGKSTLFNALTKNDALAANYPFATIEPNVGVVNLPDPRLDKLAELFGSERILPAPVSFLDIAGIVKGASEGEGLGNKFLANIREADAIAQVVRGFSDPDVVHVAGKVDAAGDMETINTELILADLQTLEKAEARYEKEVKGRKLEPVVLETAREATAWLNSGKPLSTSTIDLEPIRELGLLTAKPFIYVFNVDEDILTDDARRAELAALVAPAQAVFLDAKLESELIDLDAADAAELLASTGQTESGLDQLARIGFDTLGLQTYLTAGPKETRAWTIPKGAKAPQAAGVIHTDFEKGFIKAEVISFDDLVESGSVAEARSRGKARMEGKDYVMQDGDVVEFRFSN, from the coding sequence GTGGCTCTCACTATCGGTATCGTCGGACTCCCCAACGTGGGCAAGTCCACCCTGTTCAACGCGCTGACCAAGAACGACGCGCTCGCCGCGAACTACCCGTTCGCGACCATCGAGCCGAACGTCGGCGTGGTGAACCTCCCCGATCCGCGGCTCGACAAGCTCGCCGAGCTGTTCGGCAGCGAGCGCATCCTCCCGGCACCGGTGTCGTTCCTCGACATCGCTGGCATCGTCAAGGGCGCCAGCGAGGGGGAGGGCCTGGGCAACAAGTTCCTCGCCAACATCCGCGAGGCCGACGCCATCGCGCAGGTCGTCCGCGGCTTCAGCGACCCCGACGTCGTGCACGTCGCCGGAAAGGTCGACGCCGCCGGCGACATGGAGACCATCAACACCGAGCTCATCCTCGCCGACCTCCAGACCCTCGAGAAGGCGGAGGCCCGGTACGAGAAGGAGGTCAAGGGCCGCAAGCTCGAGCCCGTCGTTCTCGAGACCGCCCGGGAGGCCACCGCGTGGCTCAACTCCGGCAAGCCCCTCTCGACCTCCACGATCGACCTCGAGCCGATCCGCGAGCTCGGGCTGCTGACGGCCAAGCCCTTCATCTACGTGTTCAACGTCGACGAGGACATCCTCACCGACGACGCCCGCCGCGCCGAGCTCGCCGCCCTCGTGGCCCCCGCGCAGGCCGTGTTCCTCGACGCCAAGCTCGAGTCCGAGCTCATCGACCTCGACGCCGCAGACGCCGCCGAGCTCCTCGCCTCCACCGGCCAGACCGAGAGCGGCCTCGACCAGCTCGCCCGCATCGGCTTCGACACCCTCGGCCTGCAGACCTACCTCACCGCCGGCCCCAAAGAAACCCGCGCCTGGACCATCCCCAAGGGCGCCAAGGCCCCCCAGGCCGCCGGCGTCATCCACACCGACTTCGAAAAGGGCTTCATCAAAGCCGAAGTCATCTCCTTCGACGACCTGGTCGAATCCGGGAGCGTCGCCGAGGCGCGATCGCGTGGAAAGGCGCGCATGGAGGGGAAGGATTATGTGATGCAGGACGGGGATGTGGTGGAGTTCCGGTTCTCAAACTGA
- the rmuC gene encoding DNA recombination protein RmuC, which yields MDFLALLIGLLLGLVVGAAGAGFAVAKLLRDRAASAAPTAPVVDPAVVEARHAAALAELRAAEQAVQAEIRADLAAAQSRVDALAEQLRGAQELQRETVERHRAELQAQTERERAESKVLQALAPVAESLTDMQRKVVQLESQRSEQHGQLTQQLRTAAESEERLRSTAEALASALRSNSTRGVWGETQLRSVVEAAGLLERVDFDVQSSIHSESGAGRPDMIVRLPGGKSIALDAKVPFNAYLEASQIPATATGAEGARREALMKQHVKAVRDHITTLGTKAYWTGLESSPELVIAFIPSESLVSSALEADPSIMEFAFGKRVALASPVTLWSVLKTVAFSWQQDVLTQEAKQLFDLSRTLYSRLATTATHIEKLGRSIERTVKDYNGFVGSFERQVFPAARKLGALDESKVIGVNEGIEEAPRELTAFELTNELEPRDMHGIDKLAIEEQERAHAHDADAEESGAA from the coding sequence ATGGACTTCCTCGCGCTGCTCATCGGTCTCCTCCTCGGGCTCGTCGTCGGCGCCGCCGGCGCGGGGTTCGCGGTGGCGAAGCTGCTGCGCGACCGCGCGGCGAGCGCCGCACCGACGGCGCCCGTCGTCGACCCGGCGGTCGTCGAGGCGCGTCACGCGGCGGCCCTTGCCGAGCTGCGCGCGGCCGAGCAGGCGGTGCAGGCGGAGATCCGCGCCGACCTCGCGGCGGCGCAGTCCCGGGTGGACGCCCTCGCCGAGCAGCTGCGCGGCGCCCAGGAGCTGCAGCGCGAGACGGTGGAGCGCCACCGCGCCGAGCTGCAGGCCCAGACGGAGCGCGAGCGGGCGGAGAGCAAGGTGCTCCAGGCGCTCGCGCCGGTCGCCGAGAGCCTCACGGACATGCAGCGCAAGGTGGTCCAGCTGGAGTCGCAGCGCAGCGAGCAGCACGGTCAGCTGACGCAGCAGCTGCGCACGGCCGCGGAGTCGGAGGAGCGGCTGCGCAGCACCGCGGAGGCGCTGGCGTCCGCCCTGCGCTCCAACAGCACCCGCGGCGTCTGGGGCGAGACTCAGCTGCGCAGCGTGGTGGAGGCGGCGGGCCTGCTCGAGCGGGTGGACTTCGACGTGCAGTCCAGCATCCACTCGGAGTCGGGCGCGGGCCGGCCGGACATGATCGTGCGCCTGCCCGGCGGCAAGAGCATCGCGCTCGACGCGAAGGTGCCCTTCAACGCCTACCTGGAGGCCAGCCAGATCCCCGCGACGGCGACCGGAGCCGAGGGCGCCCGCCGCGAGGCGCTGATGAAGCAGCACGTGAAGGCCGTCCGCGACCACATCACGACCCTCGGCACCAAGGCGTACTGGACGGGCCTGGAGTCGTCTCCCGAGCTGGTGATCGCCTTCATCCCGAGCGAGTCGCTCGTCTCGTCGGCGCTCGAAGCGGATCCGTCGATCATGGAGTTCGCGTTCGGCAAGCGGGTGGCGCTGGCCTCCCCCGTCACCCTGTGGTCGGTGCTCAAGACCGTCGCGTTCAGCTGGCAGCAGGACGTCCTGACCCAGGAGGCCAAGCAGCTCTTCGATCTCAGCCGCACCCTGTACAGCCGCCTCGCCACCACGGCCACTCACATCGAGAAGCTCGGCCGCTCGATCGAGCGCACCGTGAAGGACTACAACGGTTTCGTCGGCTCGTTCGAGCGGCAGGTGTTCCCCGCCGCGCGCAAGCTCGGGGCCCTCGACGAGTCCAAGGTCATCGGCGTCAACGAAGGCATCGAGGAGGCTCCACGCGAACTCACCGCCTTCGAGCTGACGAACGAGCTGGAGCCGCGCGACATGCACGGCATCGACAAGCTCGCGATCGAGGAGCAGGAGCGCGCCCACGCGCACGACGCGGATGCCGAGGAGTCCGGCGCCGCCTGA
- a CDS encoding class I SAM-dependent methyltransferase has product MRSRHDRDLHAASFDRAADVYDASRPSYPAEAVAWLTDGREGAALDLGAGTGKLTAALVDRGFDVTAVDPSPEMLRVLGSRLPGVEALLGTAERIPVADASQGLVTVAQAWHWVDAARAVPEVARVLTPGGRLGLVWNYRDERVEWVRLLSELIGAGDAYTGGEEQPVVGAPFGPLERHDVPWTQQLDLDGLLDLVRSRSYFITKDPEAQAAVIASVRRLHAEHPELAGAETIALPYVTHCYRADLAG; this is encoded by the coding sequence ATGCGCTCCCGTCACGACCGCGACCTGCACGCCGCTTCCTTCGACCGCGCCGCCGACGTCTACGACGCGTCGCGGCCGAGCTATCCCGCCGAAGCGGTGGCCTGGCTCACCGACGGTCGGGAAGGGGCGGCGCTCGACCTCGGCGCGGGCACCGGCAAGCTGACCGCAGCGCTCGTGGACAGGGGGTTCGACGTCACGGCGGTGGATCCGTCTCCGGAGATGCTGCGGGTGCTCGGGAGCAGGCTGCCCGGGGTCGAGGCGCTGCTCGGCACGGCGGAGCGCATCCCCGTGGCGGACGCGTCGCAGGGGCTGGTGACCGTCGCGCAGGCGTGGCACTGGGTCGATGCCGCGCGGGCCGTTCCGGAGGTCGCCCGGGTGCTGACACCGGGCGGTCGCCTCGGCCTCGTCTGGAACTACCGCGACGAGCGCGTCGAATGGGTGCGCCTCCTGAGCGAGCTGATCGGCGCGGGCGACGCGTACACGGGAGGGGAGGAGCAGCCTGTGGTCGGCGCCCCCTTCGGTCCGCTGGAGCGCCACGACGTGCCGTGGACGCAGCAGCTCGACCTCGACGGCCTGCTCGACCTGGTGCGGTCGCGCAGCTACTTCATCACCAAGGACCCCGAGGCGCAGGCGGCGGTCATCGCGTCCGTGCGGAGGCTGCACGCCGAGCATCCCGAGCTCGCCGGCGCGGAGACGATCGCGCTGCCGTACGTGACGCACTGCTACCGGGCGGACCTCGCGGGCTGA
- a CDS encoding MFS transporter, protein MTRCALAPLMVAQALGAAAAGASVTVSAMTASRLSGAAWSAGLAQSATVVGAAALSMPIARLAARHGRRTALIVAYAVATVGALAAATGVTIGSLALFFAALAALGGGTVAGLALRFAAAELQTDPTRRPGSIALVLWMAAVGGLVGPNIASMLDTQWGRAAPFVMIAATYTADIAVVSTLRRPPQAMAPDPRSRPIEPESAAPPTALVNASITAVAGHMAMTGLMGLAPPFLASAGASGAMIGAVMSAHLVAMYAASPLIGVVVRRLTAQHSCAVALMVYAGACALIVVGTGSTMTFAIGLTLLGLGWSFGMIASSAILASAPPPKRLQAQGRLDTLINVGGATASALTGISVSAAGYPTVAAWVGACVAVLAVGMALRGTIRRQLSQRFVESSIEDRADS, encoded by the coding sequence GTGACCCGCTGTGCACTCGCCCCGCTCATGGTTGCGCAGGCGCTCGGTGCTGCCGCAGCGGGAGCATCGGTCACCGTCAGCGCCATGACGGCGTCACGACTCTCCGGTGCGGCATGGTCTGCAGGACTCGCACAGAGCGCAACGGTCGTCGGCGCCGCAGCGCTCAGCATGCCGATCGCGCGATTGGCAGCGCGCCACGGGCGCCGAACCGCTCTCATCGTCGCCTATGCCGTTGCCACCGTCGGCGCGCTTGCGGCAGCGACAGGCGTGACGATCGGATCGCTCGCACTCTTCTTCGCAGCTCTTGCCGCTCTCGGCGGAGGCACGGTCGCGGGACTCGCGCTTCGCTTCGCTGCGGCCGAACTGCAGACCGATCCGACCCGGCGCCCGGGAAGCATCGCGCTGGTGCTCTGGATGGCTGCGGTAGGCGGTCTCGTTGGACCCAACATCGCGTCGATGCTCGACACGCAGTGGGGTCGGGCCGCTCCGTTCGTGATGATCGCCGCAACCTACACCGCCGACATCGCGGTCGTCTCCACTCTGCGACGCCCACCACAGGCGATGGCTCCTGACCCTCGCTCGCGCCCGATCGAACCCGAGAGCGCTGCGCCGCCCACAGCGCTTGTCAACGCCTCCATCACAGCGGTGGCGGGTCACATGGCGATGACCGGACTCATGGGATTGGCTCCGCCTTTCCTGGCATCGGCCGGCGCGTCGGGAGCGATGATCGGTGCCGTGATGAGCGCCCATCTCGTCGCGATGTACGCGGCCAGCCCGCTCATAGGTGTGGTCGTCCGGCGTCTGACTGCCCAGCACTCGTGCGCAGTGGCGTTGATGGTGTACGCGGGAGCATGCGCTCTCATCGTCGTCGGCACGGGGTCGACGATGACCTTCGCGATCGGCCTCACCCTGCTCGGTCTCGGCTGGTCGTTCGGGATGATCGCGAGCTCCGCCATCCTCGCGTCGGCGCCCCCACCCAAACGCCTCCAGGCACAGGGACGGCTCGACACCCTGATCAACGTCGGAGGAGCCACGGCCAGCGCGCTGACCGGCATATCCGTCTCAGCGGCCGGATACCCGACTGTCGCGGCGTGGGTCGGCGCCTGTGTCGCGGTTCTCGCGGTCGGGATGGCTCTGCGGGGAACCATACGGAGACAGCTGAGTCAGCGATTCGTCGAGTCGTCCATCGAGGATCGAGCGGATTCGTGA
- a CDS encoding DUF6264 family protein, producing the protein MADHEPQPDERPRPKFGELAPPGWVWTPPEDVDRLDTARPNPTAPDEATAPPSPAPYGSTPGPGHPSAGPHGATPGTTTPPRWNTTFTVLLIAFGFFGMAYSVVVLQGFPASMAILHSSQGLGDFHPEPLVGTLVTIGTLTMTGLWAVSTGLAVWQLLRRRMSFYIPLVAGIVAMVALFVFLAVILTTDPVLLDFYSGLMPASPAPSAPATP; encoded by the coding sequence GTGGCCGATCACGAACCGCAGCCGGACGAACGGCCGCGCCCCAAGTTCGGGGAGCTCGCGCCGCCCGGCTGGGTCTGGACGCCGCCGGAGGACGTCGACCGGCTCGACACCGCACGCCCCAACCCGACCGCCCCGGACGAGGCCACGGCACCGCCCTCCCCCGCGCCGTATGGTTCGACGCCGGGGCCCGGCCATCCGTCCGCGGGTCCCCACGGCGCCACGCCGGGTACGACGACCCCGCCGCGCTGGAACACGACGTTCACCGTCCTGCTGATCGCCTTCGGCTTCTTCGGGATGGCGTACTCGGTCGTCGTCCTGCAGGGCTTCCCGGCGTCGATGGCGATCCTGCACAGCTCGCAGGGGCTCGGGGATTTCCACCCCGAGCCGCTGGTCGGCACGCTGGTGACGATCGGCACGCTGACCATGACCGGCCTGTGGGCGGTCTCCACCGGCCTCGCCGTGTGGCAGTTGCTGCGACGGCGGATGTCGTTCTACATCCCTCTCGTGGCGGGAATCGTCGCGATGGTCGCGCTCTTCGTGTTCCTCGCCGTCATCCTCACGACCGACCCGGTGCTGCTCGACTTCTACAGCGGCCTGATGCCGGCGTCGCCGGCGCCCTCGGCACCGGCGACGCCCTGA
- a CDS encoding exonuclease domain-containing protein gives MTLDFTAIDFETANSSAASACSVGLVKVRDGRVVDRAGWFIQPPFGHDHFQEWNIRIHGIRPADVVGAAGWEEQLADLVEFAEDDHLVAHNAGFDMGVIRAACAATAIACPEYRYLCSLQVARRTYTLDSYRLPVAAMAAGFEDFAHHDALADAEACAAIVVHAAKRHGAGTIDDLAALTGARVGRIGMAAAA, from the coding sequence GTGACCCTGGACTTCACCGCCATCGACTTCGAGACCGCGAACTCGTCCGCGGCGTCCGCCTGCTCCGTCGGGCTGGTGAAAGTGAGGGACGGCCGGGTCGTCGACCGCGCGGGCTGGTTCATCCAGCCGCCGTTCGGGCACGACCACTTCCAGGAGTGGAACATCCGCATCCACGGCATCCGGCCCGCCGACGTTGTCGGCGCCGCGGGTTGGGAGGAGCAGCTCGCCGACCTGGTCGAGTTCGCGGAGGACGACCACCTCGTCGCGCACAACGCCGGCTTCGACATGGGCGTGATCCGGGCGGCATGCGCCGCGACCGCGATCGCCTGCCCGGAGTACCGCTATTTGTGCAGCCTCCAGGTCGCACGCCGCACGTACACGCTCGACTCGTACCGCCTGCCCGTCGCGGCGATGGCCGCCGGCTTCGAGGACTTCGCCCACCACGACGCCCTCGCGGACGCCGAGGCGTGCGCCGCGATCGTCGTCCACGCGGCGAAACGCCACGGCGCGGGCACCATCGACGACCTCGCGGCGCTCACCGGCGCCCGCGTCGGCCGCATCGGGATGGCCGCCGCCGCCTGA
- a CDS encoding SIR2 family protein has protein sequence MKSFLLGAGASIDAGLPGSFGLTRAVADYIDGSSGHFYVRPLLHGVIGAMVQHDTGRGKSAFEGVDVERVFAAVKALKDRDSIDLSAFVETWNRNLDASNGRVSFPGLWARNFKKAMLDTWDHKVEKEFEAGVRAVVQTSNGDLFGQLESAMLDALIHILRADESRVGYFEPMIRSNSLTGIATLNYDLAVEKACHAAGLTVDTGLETWRGGYEWEWATPQADVKLLKLHGSLDYVLGQGDQDGERVPGDRLTNFGEDRQGQLVGGVPAMVFGQGSKLRSDGPFLAMLVEFDRLLSQTEWLTVVGYSFRDDHINAALTRWLNGDRAKRISVIDPSLATWGVSKWDRRGPDYWYYLQRATRAPEPFERHSWTPIESDFLSETAATGLAQLHGS, from the coding sequence GTGAAGAGTTTCCTTCTTGGCGCAGGCGCATCAATCGACGCGGGGCTTCCCGGTAGCTTTGGCCTGACGCGAGCTGTCGCTGACTACATCGACGGCTCCTCCGGCCACTTCTATGTTCGCCCTCTACTGCACGGCGTTATCGGCGCGATGGTGCAACATGACACCGGACGTGGCAAGAGCGCGTTTGAAGGAGTAGATGTCGAGCGTGTGTTCGCTGCGGTGAAAGCGCTGAAGGACCGCGACTCGATCGACCTGTCGGCCTTCGTTGAGACGTGGAATCGGAACCTGGACGCCTCAAACGGTCGAGTTTCATTCCCCGGTTTATGGGCACGCAACTTCAAGAAGGCAATGCTCGACACTTGGGATCACAAGGTTGAGAAAGAGTTCGAAGCAGGCGTTCGTGCTGTAGTGCAAACGTCGAATGGAGACCTCTTTGGTCAACTAGAGTCAGCGATGCTCGACGCCCTGATCCATATCCTGCGCGCTGATGAGAGCCGAGTTGGATATTTCGAGCCGATGATTAGGTCCAACTCGCTCACTGGCATCGCCACACTCAACTATGACCTTGCTGTTGAAAAGGCATGTCATGCTGCTGGTCTAACCGTGGACACCGGCCTTGAAACGTGGCGTGGAGGCTACGAGTGGGAGTGGGCAACCCCCCAAGCGGACGTTAAGCTCCTGAAGCTGCACGGATCGCTTGACTACGTCTTGGGGCAGGGCGACCAGGATGGCGAGCGGGTGCCCGGAGATCGCCTAACCAACTTCGGTGAGGATCGCCAGGGGCAGCTCGTTGGCGGAGTGCCTGCGATGGTGTTTGGCCAAGGGTCAAAGCTGCGTTCAGACGGACCATTCCTCGCTATGCTCGTCGAGTTCGATCGGCTGCTTTCTCAAACGGAATGGTTAACAGTCGTCGGCTACTCATTCCGCGACGACCACATCAACGCGGCCCTCACACGATGGCTTAACGGAGACCGAGCCAAGCGAATCTCGGTTATCGATCCATCGCTCGCCACTTGGGGCGTTTCGAAGTGGGATCGTCGGGGTCCTGACTATTGGTACTACCTACAGAGGGCGACGCGCGCACCAGAGCCGTTTGAACGACACTCGTGGACTCCCATCGAGTCCGATTTTCTTTCTGAGACCGCCGCGACAGGGCTGGCCCAGCTACACGGGAGTTGA
- the fbaA gene encoding class II fructose-bisphosphate aldolase, with protein sequence MPIATPDQYAEMLDKAKAGGFAYPAFNVSSSSTINAVLQGLTEAGSDGIIQVTTGGADYFAGQSVKARATGALAFAKFATEVAKNYPITVALHTDHCPKNALDDFVLPLIAASEEEVRAGRNPIFQSHMWDGSAVPLDENLEIAQEMIKRTKAINAILEVEIGVVGGEEDGVRHEGSNEALYTTLADVEKAVEALGLGENGRYMAALTFGNVHGVYKPGNVKLRPELLKEIQDGLAAKYGTGPKPLDLVFHGGSGSTDEEIAEAVRNGVIKMNIDTDTQYAYTRAIAGYMLSNYDGVLKVDGEVGNKKLYDPRAWGKVAETAMAARVIEATQQLGSAGHSGK encoded by the coding sequence ATGCCCATCGCCACGCCGGACCAGTACGCAGAGATGCTCGACAAAGCGAAGGCCGGCGGCTTCGCCTATCCCGCGTTCAACGTCTCGTCGTCGTCGACGATCAACGCGGTGCTCCAGGGCCTCACCGAGGCCGGCTCGGACGGCATCATCCAGGTCACCACAGGCGGCGCCGACTACTTCGCCGGCCAGTCCGTGAAGGCCCGCGCCACCGGTGCCCTCGCCTTCGCGAAATTCGCCACCGAGGTCGCAAAGAACTACCCGATCACGGTCGCGCTGCACACCGACCACTGCCCGAAGAACGCACTCGACGACTTCGTGCTGCCGCTCATCGCCGCCTCCGAGGAGGAGGTCCGCGCCGGCCGCAACCCGATCTTCCAGTCGCACATGTGGGACGGCTCCGCTGTGCCGCTCGACGAGAACCTCGAGATCGCCCAGGAGATGATCAAGCGCACCAAGGCCATCAACGCCATCCTCGAGGTCGAGATCGGCGTCGTCGGCGGCGAGGAGGACGGCGTGCGTCACGAGGGCTCCAACGAGGCCCTGTACACCACCCTCGCCGACGTCGAGAAGGCCGTCGAGGCCCTGGGGCTCGGTGAGAACGGCCGCTACATGGCCGCCCTCACTTTCGGCAACGTGCACGGCGTCTACAAGCCGGGCAACGTCAAGCTGCGCCCGGAGCTCCTCAAGGAGATCCAGGACGGCCTGGCCGCCAAGTACGGCACCGGCCCGAAGCCGCTCGATCTCGTCTTCCACGGCGGCTCCGGCTCCACCGACGAGGAGATCGCGGAGGCGGTCCGCAACGGTGTCATCAAGATGAACATCGACACGGACACGCAGTACGCGTACACCCGCGCGATCGCCGGCTACATGCTCTCGAACTACGACGGCGTGCTCAAGGTCGACGGCGAGGTCGGCAACAAGAAGCTGTACGACCCGCGCGCGTGGGGCAAGGTGGCGGAGACGGCGATGGCCGCCCGCGTCATCGAGGCCACGCAGCAGCTCGGCTCCGCCGGCCACTCCGGCAAGTAG
- a CDS encoding SDR family oxidoreductase, with protein MTIVVTGATGHLGRLTVDSLLARGVAASDIRAAGRSADRLAPLAALGVQTAVIDFEQPETLAAAFSGADAVLLVSGSDVGKRVAQHRNAIEAAEAAGVSRLVYTSAPKATDTDLVLAPEHKATEEILAASSLAVTILRNNWYTENYVGLIDQAEATGELVGSAGTGRVASASRKDYAEAAAVVLIESGHEGAVYELSGDTAWTFDELAATIGALVGREVVYRSVTAEEHASILSGAGLDEGTVGFVVALDGNIRDGALADATSTLSGLIGRPTTPLAQGLAEAREAQAAA; from the coding sequence ATGACCATCGTCGTCACCGGCGCCACCGGCCACCTCGGCCGCCTCACCGTCGACTCCCTCCTCGCCCGCGGCGTCGCCGCCTCCGACATCCGCGCCGCCGGGCGCTCCGCCGACCGCCTGGCCCCGCTGGCCGCGCTCGGCGTCCAGACGGCGGTCATCGACTTCGAGCAGCCCGAGACGCTCGCCGCCGCGTTCTCCGGCGCCGACGCCGTCCTCCTCGTCTCCGGTTCGGACGTCGGCAAGCGCGTCGCGCAGCACCGTAACGCGATCGAGGCCGCCGAAGCCGCGGGCGTGAGCCGTCTGGTCTACACGAGCGCGCCGAAGGCGACGGACACGGACCTCGTGCTCGCGCCGGAGCACAAGGCGACCGAGGAGATCCTCGCCGCCTCGTCGCTCGCCGTCACGATCCTGCGCAACAACTGGTACACGGAGAACTACGTCGGCCTGATCGACCAGGCCGAGGCGACCGGCGAGCTGGTCGGCAGCGCGGGAACCGGCCGCGTCGCGAGCGCCTCCCGCAAGGACTACGCGGAGGCCGCGGCGGTCGTGCTCATCGAGTCGGGCCACGAGGGCGCCGTCTACGAGCTGAGCGGCGACACCGCGTGGACCTTCGACGAGCTGGCGGCCACCATCGGCGCCCTGGTCGGCCGCGAGGTCGTCTACCGGTCGGTGACCGCGGAGGAGCACGCGAGCATCCTGAGCGGCGCGGGTCTGGACGAGGGCACCGTGGGCTTCGTGGTCGCGCTCGACGGGAACATCCGCGACGGTGCGCTGGCCGACGCGACCAGCACGCTCAGCGGGCTCATCGGCCGCCCCACCACCCCGCTGGCGCAGGGGCTCGCCGAGGCGCGCGAGGCGCAGGCCGCGGCCTGA